Proteins encoded within one genomic window of Humulus lupulus chromosome 1, drHumLupu1.1, whole genome shotgun sequence:
- the LOC133831157 gene encoding kxDL motif-containing protein LO9-177-like, translating to MTLDLTINLISLLQLLFLIGRLGRLQDNNVVLSYFNEYSENCYVEVLVHFSRNTNRALRSMKTYLDYVFLKLRTMKSRILAVYPYAFLNDSERKALHRRPDLETP from the exons ATGACATTAGATTTGACTATAAACTTAATTTCCCTACTACAACTTCTTTTCTTGATTGGCAGATTGGGAAGATTACAAGATAATAATGTTGTACTATCATATTTCAACGAGTACTCTGAAAACTGCTATGTGGAGGTTTTGGTACATTTTTCCAGAAATACAAATAGGGCGTTGAGGTCTATGAAAACATATCTTGACTATGTTTTTCTAAAGCTAAG GACCATGAAGTCGAGAATCTTGGCTGTCTATCCATATGCATTTCTAAATGATTCAGAAAGAAAAGCACTCCACCGTAGACCAGACTTGGAAACACCCTAG